CGAGGCTTGTTTGTCATGTAGTGGCCCCGTGGTAcactccatagggtttgtcacgtagtggccccgtggttcgctccatagggtttgtcaagTAGTGGCCCCGTGTTttgctccatagggtttgtcacgtagtggccctgtggttcgctccatagggtttgtcacgtagtggccttgttgtacgctccatagggtttgtcacgtagtggccttGTGGTTCggtccatagggtttgtcacgtagtggacacgtggttcgctccatagggtttgtcacgtagtggacacgtggtacgctccatagggtttatCACGTAGTGACCCTGTGgttcgctccatagggtttgtcgcGTAGTGGACACATGgttcgctccatagggtttgtcacgtagtggccttGTGgttcgctccatagggtttgtcatgtAGTGGCCCCGTGgttcgctccatagggtttgtcacgtagtggccttGTGgttcgctccatagggtttgtcacgtagtggccttGTGGTTCggtccatagggtttgtcacgtagtggacacgtggttcgctccatagggtttgtcacgtagtggacacgtggtacgctccatagggtttatCACGTAGTGACCCTGTGgttcgctccatagggtttgtcgcGTAGTGGACACATGgttcgctccatagggtttgtcacgtagtggccctgtggttcgctccatagggtttgtcacgtagtggccttgttgtacgctccatagggtttgtcacgtagtggccttGTGGTTCggtccatagggtttgtcacgtagtggacacgtggttcgctccatagggtttgtcacgtagtggacacgtggtacgctccatagggtttatCACGTAGTGACCCTGTGgttcgctccatagggtttgtcgcGTAGTGGACACATGgttcgctccatagggtttgtcacgtagtggccttGTGgttcgctccatagggtttgtcatgtAGTGGCCCCGTGgttcgctccatagggtttgtcacgtagtggccatGTGgttcgctccatagggtttgtcacgtagtggacacgtggtacgctccatagggtttatCACGTAGTGACCCTGTGgttcgctccatagggtttgtcacgtagtggacacgTGGTTCGCttcatagggtttgtcacgtagtggccccgtggttcgctccatagggtttgtcacgtagtgtcCCTGTGgttcgctccatagggtttaTCACGTAGTGGCCCTGTGgttcgctccatagggtttgtcacataGTGGACtcatggtacgctccatagggtttgtcacataGTGGACtcatggtacgctccatagggtttatcacgtagtggccccgtggttcgctccatagggtttgtcacgtagtggccttGTGgttcgctccatagggtttgtcacgtagtggccttGTGgttcgctccatagggtttgtcacgtagtggactcatggtacgctccataggatttgtcacgtagtggccccgtggttcgctccatagggtttgttgcgtagtggacccgtgcactgacgtgcactaacatgtgcaagtggcacagtaaccatggtaactggccaatgaaacaggatcattatagcgtttcatgctctaaatcaaacacaactaagccacacagccaacggacggggcgcagcgctccacaaaataaactaaatattgcatacttattgtgacactttcgatataatattgcgcaacgtgatatcgcgatataattacattacaaacacagatgttagcctagcttagcacggcgcctgtttacattacattacattccaTGTCacttagctgacgcttttatccaaagcaacttccaattaagtgctttcaaccctgaaggtgcaaactccagacaacaagtagtaagtacaagtacattagctttaaataagcaaaactacaaagggccatatgaaagtgcagcttcaaaaaaatatatatatttaatgtttattcGAGGTGGAGTCAGAAGAGATGAGTTTTTAGCCTTGGGCGGAAGATGCGAAGGCTTTTGGCCATTCTGATGTAAATAGGGAggtcattccaccatttaggagccaggacagcaaacagtcgggatttcgttgagtgattagttgtccctcTCTGTGAGGGGGCaacaagcaggttggctgatgcagagcggagtgggcgggttggggtatagggtttgaccatgtcctggatgtatgctggggctgatccgttcgtggccctgtatgagagtactattgtcttgaagcggatgcgggcagcaattggtaaccagtgaccGGAAAACGATATTaggtcgatatatcatgcacccgtagaccaggctaacagccaggatttataaatcctggagccttttctatTCACTCAGCAGTGCTTTTACCTTATTCAGTGATGCACCCCTAATCCAGGATTGGTTCAATCTGTAATGCTGATTTGCTTTTAAAACATCttgtatgaaacatccgaaagaatacgagttgtgcatgaaggactctgcagacagcagccaaaatgcagcaacttcaggtacggcaaaggaaggacagtcattGTTTACttaattaatgtgtttactgtgttcatggactgaggatgggaggaggattcagtACTTAGTTTCgcattcggcagaatcttaaccagtggattcagtaTTCAGCCGAACcacaaaaatctggatttggtgcatccctacccttattattattattattattattattattattattattattattattattagcctgccttaaaatacaacaggtacaTATTGCTTTTCAGTTAAGTCCTGttattgttttaatattgtGACCATTGCTGGATTTCAGGACAAGAAaggaatggaggaggacaaCCAGAACCAGGAGCAGAGGAGCACCAAGGTCCCCAGAAGAcaagcagcagactgggactCTGATACCAACGAGGTCCCCAGAAGACAAGCAGCAGACTCGGACTCTGATATCAGCcatgttcaggtcagtgttcagGACACAACAACCACTCTAAAGAAACCAGGAAGAGAGTCGATGCTCCATGGATCATCTGTTCATTCTGTTGTTTGAGATCAAATGTGGAGAAAGGAAGTTGTAGGAGCCCATTGAGTTATTAAGTAAATGTCTGTAATATACATCCTGACCACTAGGGTGTAGTATgggatatataatataaaatattcatgtgacagtcattggtGCTGTTATATTGCCTTTATGAAGACTAAtaaactgctgttcatattgttattAAAAGTTTGGTGAATATAgtatgacagttgttgagataattagaaaaggctgataaagttttaaatgaagtcagtagggctgaacgatttttgaaaataatctaattgcgatttttttcccccaaatattgcgattcaatatgcgattcttttttaagctctttgtcttctgtattattcaacaaagacaaataataaatcattgtatagtatgaacaacgcacgattagatagattaaataaactgttctttcctggaggccaggcctgggtgtgatgatgaaattttatttaactacttcagtcacagtagtatattgagcactgaccaagcctggtggaagcattcatatgaaagtcagaaactaatcacacaaactaaagggcagattgcagaaatataaaaataaatagtggctttaccacacttagtagtatttagattatttaattattatttactgtaataaacatatgtaatcatgtggattgcactttttaaacactgtctttgaactttactagacagttaaatcaGGGCTCTAGAGTGCGACCAAATTTTGTAAGGGTGCGACTAAGATTTTTCCTAGGTCGCACCGGCGCACCTATCGTCCTCgcatccgctgcctctccacGAACGAAGCGATATCGTTTAAatcgatatggtttaatgttgcgttacatgacccatttcttctgtaaagccgtgcctgtgtttggatctctcCTCTTACTCTGCGCAGCCCCGCcccccattcactcacacaTGGCTCCCCTGCAATATGAGAGACATATCGACTGTGCCCGGTCCAcacactgctgacatttgtctacagttttaattgttattaacacagctGTATATCGTTAAGCATGAGAGGGAAACCTGTATTTGTGCCATTGTTTCCACtggtaactctctgttattgcAGCTGCCACGGCGAAAAACATataatatgtttatatattatagattatattatataattatattatagaaTAAGTTATTGAATGGAACTACGGTAacttcgaacccgggccgctgcttcgaggagtaaacctctatatgagctaatgagctatccaggcgccctctttctcttttaatcagtctgttattgttgttgaaaacaagtgaaggagctATTCTTAGAgatatgttttttaaatatatcctataggctatttatttcagataatttacatgtgttgcagctgtatattttcaaactgggaaggaaaccctgtctttgcattttattttaatcacaatctgttttaataaaagagcttgtgaaaagtgTCTTTGAcataaaaatgaacatttagctcactatgtaaaaaatacagagatatatatatatatatatatccattcagccgaaaaatacagagatatgaTTTTTAGTCCTGGACTAGTGGAAGATCTGATAACAACAAAGCACAAcaacaaaagtgtgtgtgtgtgtgtgtggggggggggggcagtttgGAGGATTTGATGCTAGGGAGTGTGGCAAGCTGGTTTAGCCAAGGCCAAAGGGGAAGAAGGCCAAATTACAGGTGTTGGCCATCTGAGGGGCATGGGACAGCAAGGGGGGATCCACTATAAGACTTTGAGTACAGTATAATTGTGCTTCAAATAAAAAATTTTTTACCTACTCcttattcttgtttaaaataagGAGTATGAATGTATATGGAGCGTGATAATAAGGTGACCTTGAAATTGTGTTAACGGCAACGcgaggaaaaatttgggtgcaTTGTGAGTGAGAGCAAGTCCAGGGTTTAATGAAGGTTGTTtactaactctctctctctgtttgtctgttgctatagaaacggAGAGGAAGAAAGGGACCCAAACGTCACAGCTGTCAACACTGTGACAAATCCTTCACATCATCTGAatatttaaagattcatcagagagttcacactggagacaagccttacagctgtgatcaatgtggggcagctttcacacaacAGAGTCACCTAAAAAGCCATCAACGTATTCACACTGAAGAAAAGccatacagctgtgatcaatgtggggcagcttttgCACAAAAGGGTAACCTAAAAAatcatcaacgcattcacactgaagaaaagccgtacagctgtgatcaatgtgggaaaacattttctgagagTGGCCACCTTAAAAGACAccagcgcattcacactggagagaagccgcacaggtgtgatcaatgtgggaagACTTTTACTGAGAGTAATCACCTTAAAAGAcaccaacgcattcacactggagttAAACCGTACAGCTGTGATCTGTGTGAGAAAACGTTCAAAACTCCAGAACATGCTGAAAGCCACCGACGTGTTCACAccggagagaagccgtactggtgtgaacaatgtgggaaaacgTTTTCTCACAATAGTCACCTTACAACACACAAGCGCATCCACAccggagagaagccgtacagctgtgatcaatgtggggcagctttttCTCAGAGTAGTGACCTTAAAAAACAccagcgcattcacactggagagaagccgtactggtgtgaacaatgtggaaAAACCTTTGCTCAGAGTAGTAGCCTTTACTCTCACCAGCGTATTCACACAGCCTAGTTGTGAACATTCATTCAGATTAGGGCTTTGCAATTGATCGAAATgtatgctacgtttacacgtggccggttATTTTCACAAACAGACAATTctacctctccgttttcaaaaataacaatgtgcacagctgtcagttttcagaaaagttttCGTTGACAAgaacccgtgtatatatgccgtcatgAGCATATaccagaggtgtggactcgagtcatgtgacttggaatcgagtcagactcgattcatgaatttgatgacttcagactcgactcgacaaaatgtacaaagacttgcaactcgacttggactttaacatcaatgactcgtgacttcacttggacttgcgccttttgactcgagaagacttgctaattcccatgaaaactggggaagaaaatgttcacacggccgcgccgctctgtttatctgcatctgtgaaaaaaatgtgcaccacctgtatgcatgcagagagcacgcacgctgcctgcacgacatccaatcactgtagtcccacgttgttttgattcgacagcatctaagcaggcacattgcaagacaaccaatgaagcacaagcaacaacccgccagttggcaaaatgataccgaaggTAGTTTCGTTTGGTtataaaaattacgaggtagtcgacaaaaaaagagttgcaatttgcaaaacatgcgggtcgaagattacagacggagctgccacaacgtccaactttgttcgacacctgaagttgcacaaagaaaggtaagttttgaacgaatgctaagcaccttatcggatgtatgtaccgtaacttactagctgctgcatatttactgtatcaacgacacagtaaacgcacgtctcccttgctggttcatgcttacaaaaatagggatttttgaaccctgattatatgaggtacatgagtgtagcacactcagatggaaaacctcgccaacatcatgtcagcgtccgttttaaagtaacgttaccataacacagtcacagtagatccaccattagccttcccttttcatatcaggggttgtattcgctataactaccgcctcgctatacattatcccacttattacatggctacctaccaaataaatactttgacacaaaatattcatttaaaaaggagtttattgatttaaaaacgattgtactgcttccgctaaaccgaactgcgtccatagcaacgctctgtttttcatggcaacggtctgttatcaagaaataacagaccgcattctacattggaattcaaccaagccatagcctataataaaataaaataacgattacagtagtaatgttcagagatgcaatagattattatagtgcagttcttaactaatgggaatattgtttagcttatttttggtttaatttggtttagtttagttatttaatttattcaattattttgttttgctatacttttcatgccaacttgccatggcccccctagcaccccctcgcggcacccaggggtccccgtccccactttgaaccactgctataaagcatatgacttcagtttcttgagagaaagggctttcttatgacttttgaagcagtgaaaatattcttaatattgcatacactgaaactgaaatgacttgaaatgactcgaaactaaaatggtaggactttggactcgacttgagacttgttggctttgacttgtgactcgactcgggacttgcctcatctttgactcgacttgactcgggactcgagggcaaagacttgagacttacttgtgacttgcataacaatgactttgtcccacctctggcatatactgtatatgccaaACAtacatgccaaacctgtaggtggcagtgtaacgagaaactcaagcccacgttagccaatcaaaAAGTATCCCGAATATTTGGGTATATAAAACAAAAGTCcagacataaatgaggaaaacaTTTACATGATTACTTACTGAGAATGATTTAATACAGATTTGTTCCCATTATTGTTTTAGTGTGACTCATCCATAGTCTCTAGTTATAAGTCGTCCCGGGCACTGAAAGTGCGAGGAACCTATAGTTTATGaaaggattattattattttactggcATGCTTTAGCATTTTTTAAGGGGCTTAGGATTCTGGAAATCTCATGGCATATTTTCTTCATATCTCGTGGCACTAGCTGGTATTAtgttattttatctgttttcaaTTAATAAGTAAAGGAATATATGGAAACTAAAGATTGCAGTTTCTGAGGAAATTGCAGTGTGAATGTTGGGTGCTGAAAAGCTGAGGCTACACAGTATTTCTGACTTGAATGTGAAAGaaggacggatggatggatggatagatggatggctAGATGGatcgatggatggatggatggatggatggatagacaagatggatggatggatagacgagatggatggatggatagacgagatggatggatggatggatggatagacgagatggatgatagatggatggatggatggatagatggatgatagatagacgagatggatggatggaatgaTAGatgagatggatggatagatggatgatagacgagatggatggatgatagatggatggatggatggatagaaagTAGAAGATTCTCATATGTACAACACAAAATTTGGTAGGAAGTACTTGACCGTGTCATGGTGGCTCTATAGCACCCCATAACTAGTTTAAGCCTTTGACCATGcgtgtttaataaataaaggAAGGCCTTTATTTGCACATAATTGCTGGTACACAACCTTTTAAAACTTAAACTGAATACTGATGCAGaatacttatttatttaatattgaataataAAAACTCCAAGAAGCCTACTGTTTTATGACTAAATCATGAGCTGATTATATCTTACAGCAATTACagcaattacacacacacacacacacacacacacacacacacacagcatgcaaTTTCTGAAAGGCTGACGCTACACTTCATTGCTGGCTTGTATGTGAAAGAATGTTAGATATATTGACTCacatttttgaggggcttaggATGCTTAAAAATTCACAACAATGTGTACACATGCAAAGTTCTGCAGTTATTGGGTTTGGGCGTGTCCAGCAGGCTTCATAGCGCCCCCTCCCAAACATACCTCTCATCATTACTTACATATTTCTAATTTACTGTCATTAGCTCCACCCAACTGGAAGTTGgccatttttaattgtatgCTCTCAAGTTATTGTTTTATAGTTTAACATCATATGTTCTTACTTTGTGGacttttcatttaataatctttgacattttatattaactgtttgtattttctgtggctgaatgtggttttaaatctgttgacGTTTGTTCAGACTGAAAGTAAAGACACTGATGATGTCATACATCCTCTgacatcacagacacacacacacacacacacagagacacacacacagatacacacacacactgatgtaaTACAAAGTCAGACAATCAAAAGCAAACAGCTGATTTATTTATCTGAATAACGTCAATGATtgaattgttttaaatgttgtggAATGTGGAacaattaaatgtaaataaatgaaataaaacgagGCCACATGCTGATTATTAGTGACTTGATTTGGTCGATTTATTCTTCCTGACGTGTCTTTGTTTGAACTCCTAATTAAAAGGTAACGTTTACGcaactaaaagttctgttgatgctgctgacagactcagattattattctaagtgtctgacaacattatgggatggatccctacagagatagaccttttagttaaagaggaagatccttttagATTAACATgaagccctgaaatcaccatcaccagactccatgtaaataatcaggggTTTTAGcgtacttaaagggatacttcaccgatttagcattaagctttgtatcagtagaaacacggtagtatttttgaatgatcttgtttccctccctcatgtccccctgagaggggagatctctggtcctcatgtccccctgagaccagagatctctgtattgtgggtctgaaaaaaatcttccgattACGTAAAACGACAATTTTTGCGTaatcggaagattttttgcccagaggctatgGACTATAGTCCAACTTCCGTATATTTCCAACCctcccatagggggttggactgtcggcATTCTCTGAAATTTCACGAAACAAAAcaagtgtcagccatcttgaatccttGCGTAGCTTAGTGGCTTCTCAGCAAcaaaactttagatagatagatttattcatcccagaggaaattttagaacaacaattatgtgcattcaaactaccgcacacgtgtaccaccgggatacattggtacagatcggagaatatgc
The sequence above is drawn from the Sander lucioperca isolate FBNREF2018 chromosome 17, SLUC_FBN_1.2, whole genome shotgun sequence genome and encodes:
- the LOC116059941 gene encoding zinc finger protein 501-like isoform X8, producing the protein MEEDNQNQEQRSNEVPRRQATDWDSDTREVQKRRGRKGPKRHHCRHCDKSFTSSEYLKIHQRVHTGDKPYSCDQCGAAFTQQSTLKSHQRIHTGEKPYSCDQCGAAFARQNTLKRHQRIHTGDKPYSCDQCGATFIQQSTLKNHQRIHTGDKPYSCDQCGAAFTQQSHLKSHQRIHTEEKPYSCDQCGAAFAQKGNLKNHQRIHTEEKPYSCDQCGKTFSESGHLKRHQRIHTGEKPHRCDQCGKTFTESNHLKRHQRIHTGVKPYSCDLCEKTFKTPEHAESHRRVHTGEKPYWCEQCGKTFSHNSHLTTHKRIHTGEKPYSCDQCGAAFSQSSDLKKHQRIHTGEKPYWCEQCGKTFAQSSSLYSHQRIHTA